A genome region from Geobacter pickeringii includes the following:
- the ftsZ gene encoding cell division protein FtsZ yields the protein MFEFDESIDQCAKIKVVGIGGGGGNAVNTMIENNIQGVEFIVANTDVQALRTNRAPAKIQIGRQLTKGLGAGADPTKGREAALEDREQLAETLKGADMIFIACGMGGGTGTGAAPIIAEVAREVGALTVGVVTKPFTYEGRNRINKADEGIRELKKHVDSLVVIPNDRLISLAGKSMSILDAFRPSDDVLRQAVQGISEIITGHGLINVDFADVRTVMSERGMAMMGIGIASGENRAADAANRAISSPLLEDIDVSGAKGVLVNITGSSSMTMDEFQTVSRAIHEKVHEDAIIIVGMAIDETLGEQIKVTAVVTGFGDRFDLEKGRQEMKNVTPLASRQEPNRDTPTFIREKQQREAYTRQRNIFSEEDDQYDIPTFLRKSVD from the coding sequence ATGTTCGAGTTCGACGAAAGCATTGACCAGTGCGCAAAGATCAAGGTGGTTGGCATCGGTGGCGGCGGCGGGAATGCGGTCAACACCATGATCGAGAACAACATCCAGGGGGTGGAGTTCATCGTTGCCAACACCGATGTGCAGGCGCTGCGCACGAACCGGGCTCCGGCGAAGATCCAGATCGGTCGGCAGCTGACCAAGGGGCTCGGGGCCGGTGCTGATCCCACCAAGGGGCGCGAGGCGGCCCTGGAGGACCGGGAGCAGTTGGCCGAGACCCTGAAGGGTGCCGACATGATCTTCATCGCCTGCGGCATGGGGGGCGGCACCGGGACCGGTGCGGCGCCGATCATCGCCGAAGTGGCGCGGGAAGTGGGCGCCCTCACCGTCGGGGTGGTCACCAAGCCGTTCACCTACGAGGGGCGCAACCGGATCAACAAGGCCGACGAGGGGATCCGCGAGCTCAAGAAACATGTCGACTCCCTGGTGGTGATCCCTAACGACCGGCTCATCAGCCTCGCCGGCAAGTCGATGTCGATCCTCGATGCCTTCCGCCCCTCCGACGACGTGCTCCGCCAGGCGGTCCAGGGGATTTCCGAGATCATCACCGGCCACGGCCTCATCAACGTCGACTTCGCCGACGTCCGGACGGTCATGAGCGAGCGCGGCATGGCCATGATGGGGATCGGCATCGCCTCCGGCGAGAACCGGGCCGCCGACGCCGCCAACCGGGCGATCTCCAGCCCCCTCCTCGAGGATATCGACGTCTCCGGCGCCAAGGGGGTCCTGGTCAACATCACCGGCTCCTCCTCCATGACCATGGACGAGTTCCAGACCGTGAGCCGGGCGATCCACGAGAAGGTCCACGAGGACGCCATCATCATCGTCGGTATGGCCATCGACGAGACCCTCGGCGAGCAGATCAAGGTGACCGCCGTCGTCACCGGCTTCGGCGACCGGTTTGACCTGGAGAAGGGGCGCCAGGAGATGAAGAACGTCACCCCGCTCGCCAGCCGCCAGGAGCCGAACCGCGACACCCCGACCTTCATCCGCGAGAAGCAGCAGCGCGAGGCCTACACCCGGCAGCGCAACATCTTCTCCGAGGAAGACGACCAGTACGATATTCCGACGTTCCTGCGGAAGTCGGTCGACTAA
- a CDS encoding radical SAM protein gives MSWKIIEKHRQLLAGEEGAAPKRRGGKLTVCLVYPNRYAVGMSNLGFQTVHALLNTESDVLCDRAFLPDADELREYRKTGGSLLSLESQQPLSSFDIVAFSVSFESDYLNIPVILDLAGIPARSADREDADPLVMGGGAALFLNPEPVADFMDLVCVGEGEAILPGLLGLIRAEGVGDRPPFLSAASRLPGIYVPSLSGVSFDGVRITGRTARGGAPERVRRLWMESPDVRPTVSEILTEETEFADMYLIEVSRGCPRGCRFCAAGFIYLPYRQRSLEALKEQVAEGLARRHKIGLVGAAVSDHRELGELCRFIRDGGGKVSVSSLRIDRLDGEMIEVLKASGHKTVALAPEGGSQRMRDLINKNLTEGQILDACDLLIGHDILNLKLYFIIGLPTETMTDLEELALLVGKIRERVIAAAKKNKRLGEIVLSVNPFVPKPFTPFQWCGMEETASLEKKLKYLHQAVGKLSNVRLQAESPKDAWLQALLSRGDRRLSAFLLRAAELGSWKRAAREFDPPPDLLVHRTIPLDEPLPWGFIESVDEGRLVREYRRAFEVHGP, from the coding sequence ATGTCGTGGAAAATCATCGAAAAACACCGCCAGCTCCTTGCCGGTGAAGAAGGCGCCGCGCCGAAACGGCGGGGCGGCAAGCTGACCGTCTGCCTCGTCTACCCCAACCGCTACGCCGTCGGCATGAGCAACCTGGGGTTCCAGACGGTCCATGCCCTCCTGAACACCGAGTCCGACGTCCTCTGCGACCGGGCCTTCCTTCCCGATGCCGACGAACTGCGGGAGTACCGGAAGACGGGAGGCTCCCTCCTCTCCCTCGAATCCCAGCAACCCCTCTCTTCCTTCGACATCGTCGCCTTTTCCGTCTCCTTCGAGAGCGATTACCTCAACATCCCCGTCATTCTCGATCTGGCCGGCATCCCGGCGCGGAGCGCCGATCGCGAGGACGCCGATCCCCTCGTCATGGGCGGGGGTGCCGCCCTCTTTCTCAACCCCGAGCCGGTGGCCGACTTCATGGATCTGGTCTGCGTCGGCGAGGGAGAGGCGATCCTCCCCGGCCTCCTCGGCCTGATTCGAGCCGAGGGGGTCGGCGACCGTCCTCCCTTCCTTTCCGCCGCCAGCCGGCTTCCCGGCATCTACGTCCCCTCACTCTCCGGGGTGAGCTTTGACGGCGTCCGGATCACGGGGCGCACGGCGCGCGGCGGGGCGCCGGAACGGGTGCGGCGGCTCTGGATGGAATCTCCCGACGTCCGCCCCACCGTCTCAGAGATCCTGACGGAGGAGACCGAGTTCGCCGACATGTACCTCATCGAGGTCTCCCGCGGCTGTCCCCGGGGCTGCCGCTTCTGCGCCGCGGGCTTCATCTACCTCCCCTACCGGCAGCGATCGCTGGAGGCACTCAAGGAGCAGGTGGCGGAGGGGCTCGCCCGGCGGCATAAGATCGGCCTCGTGGGTGCGGCGGTCTCCGACCACCGGGAGCTCGGCGAGCTCTGCCGCTTCATCCGCGACGGGGGGGGGAAGGTCTCGGTCTCCTCGCTCCGGATCGACCGTCTCGACGGGGAGATGATCGAGGTCCTGAAGGCGAGCGGCCACAAGACCGTCGCCCTGGCCCCCGAGGGGGGGAGCCAGCGGATGCGGGACCTGATCAACAAGAACCTGACCGAGGGGCAGATCCTCGACGCCTGCGACCTCCTCATCGGCCACGACATCCTGAACCTGAAGCTCTACTTCATCATCGGACTCCCCACCGAGACCATGACCGACCTGGAGGAACTGGCCCTGCTCGTGGGGAAGATCCGCGAACGGGTGATTGCCGCGGCAAAGAAGAACAAGCGCCTCGGGGAGATCGTCCTCTCGGTGAATCCCTTTGTCCCGAAACCGTTCACGCCATTCCAGTGGTGCGGGATGGAGGAGACGGCGTCCCTGGAGAAAAAGCTCAAATACCTCCACCAGGCGGTGGGGAAGCTCTCCAACGTCCGTCTCCAGGCCGAAAGCCCGAAGGACGCCTGGCTCCAGGCCCTCCTCTCCCGGGGAGACCGGCGCCTCTCCGCGTTCCTCCTGCGCGCCGCCGAACTCGGCAGCTGGAAGCGGGCGGCCCGGGAGTTCGACCCCCCCCCCGACCTTCTCGTCCACCGCACCATCCCGCTGGACGAGCCGCTCCCCTGGGGCTTCATCGAGAGCGTGGACGAAGGGCGGCTCGTGCGGGAGTACCGGCGGGCGTTCGAGGTGCACGGGCCGTAA
- the flhA gene encoding flagellar biosynthesis protein FlhA, with protein sequence MAVALIGVLALMIVPLPSFLLDIFLAGNITVALAILLVALYTQQPLDFSVFPSVLLVTTLYRLALNIASTRLILLHGNEGVDAAGHVIKAFGQFVVGGNYVVGAVIFLILVIINFVVITKGAGRVAEVAARFTLDAMPGKQMAIDADLSSGLINEKEARRRRTKVSREADFYGSMDGASKFVRGDAVAGILIMLVNIIGGFVIGVWQNGMPLDAALSNYTLLTIGEGLVAQIPALIISTAAGIIVTRSADEKSFGHEITGQFLNYPKAFYVSGGVLFAFGLIPGLPHFAFFLLAGAAIFAGRMAKEGAQVVEDELTALPAPHEAGEAGDPAAAAIRPLDMLELEVGYGLVPMVDAAQEGELLERIRSIRRQFAQKMGFVVPPIHIHDNLQLKPNEYCIMIKGAKVGGGELSGQYLAMDSGAVSGQVEGVRTTEPVFGLPAIWIRADAKEQAQLYGYTVVDSTTIIATHISEIIKKHAHEMVGRQELQQLLDNLSSSFPKVVDELVPSLLNLGTVLRVIKNLLREGVSIRDLRTILETLADYGGLTKDPDTLTEFVRQALGRYIVDQYKREDETLCMMSLDRRVEEIVAEAIQPSEQGSYLAIEPNTAQYILTGIRQEMEKFNQVGTSPVLIASPSIRRHVKKLTERFVPNLAVLSHNEIPSNIKIQSLGVVTLNAG encoded by the coding sequence ATGGCAGTGGCGCTCATCGGCGTCCTGGCCCTGATGATCGTCCCGCTGCCGTCGTTTCTCCTCGACATCTTCCTGGCGGGAAACATCACCGTTGCCCTCGCCATCCTCCTCGTGGCCCTCTACACCCAGCAGCCCCTCGACTTCTCCGTCTTTCCGTCGGTGCTCCTCGTCACGACCCTCTACCGACTTGCCCTCAACATCGCCTCGACGCGACTCATCCTCCTCCACGGCAACGAAGGGGTCGATGCGGCCGGCCACGTGATCAAGGCCTTCGGCCAGTTCGTGGTGGGGGGGAACTACGTGGTCGGGGCGGTCATCTTCCTGATCCTCGTCATCATCAACTTCGTGGTCATCACCAAGGGTGCCGGCCGCGTGGCGGAGGTGGCGGCCCGCTTCACCCTCGACGCCATGCCGGGGAAGCAGATGGCCATCGACGCCGATCTCTCCTCCGGGCTCATCAACGAGAAGGAGGCCCGCCGTCGCCGGACCAAGGTCTCCCGGGAGGCCGACTTCTACGGCTCCATGGACGGTGCCAGCAAGTTCGTCCGGGGCGATGCCGTGGCCGGCATCCTGATCATGCTGGTGAACATCATCGGCGGCTTCGTGATCGGGGTCTGGCAGAACGGGATGCCGCTGGACGCCGCCCTCTCCAACTACACCCTCCTCACCATCGGCGAGGGGCTCGTGGCCCAGATCCCGGCCCTCATCATCTCCACCGCCGCCGGCATCATCGTCACCCGTTCTGCCGACGAGAAGAGCTTCGGCCACGAGATCACCGGCCAGTTCCTCAACTACCCCAAGGCGTTCTACGTCTCCGGCGGGGTCCTCTTCGCCTTCGGCCTCATTCCGGGGCTCCCCCACTTCGCCTTCTTCCTCCTCGCGGGGGCCGCCATCTTCGCCGGCCGGATGGCCAAGGAAGGGGCCCAGGTGGTGGAGGACGAACTGACGGCCCTCCCCGCTCCCCACGAAGCCGGCGAGGCGGGGGACCCGGCGGCCGCCGCCATCCGTCCCCTCGATATGCTGGAGCTGGAGGTCGGCTACGGCCTCGTGCCGATGGTGGACGCGGCCCAGGAGGGGGAGCTCCTGGAGCGGATCCGTTCCATCCGGCGCCAGTTCGCCCAGAAGATGGGGTTTGTGGTGCCGCCGATCCACATCCACGACAACCTGCAGCTGAAGCCCAACGAGTACTGCATCATGATCAAGGGGGCGAAGGTCGGCGGCGGCGAGCTCTCCGGCCAGTACCTGGCCATGGATTCCGGGGCGGTGAGCGGCCAGGTGGAGGGGGTGCGGACCACCGAGCCGGTCTTCGGCCTCCCCGCCATCTGGATCCGGGCCGACGCGAAGGAGCAGGCCCAGCTCTACGGCTACACCGTGGTGGACAGCACCACGATCATCGCCACCCACATCAGCGAGATCATCAAGAAGCACGCCCACGAGATGGTGGGGCGCCAGGAGCTCCAGCAGCTCCTCGACAACCTCTCCTCCAGCTTCCCGAAGGTGGTGGACGAACTGGTGCCGTCGCTGCTGAACCTCGGGACGGTGCTGCGGGTCATCAAGAACCTCCTGCGCGAGGGGGTCTCCATCCGGGACCTCCGGACGATCCTGGAGACGCTGGCCGACTACGGCGGGCTCACCAAAGACCCGGACACCCTCACCGAGTTCGTCCGCCAGGCCCTGGGACGCTACATCGTGGACCAGTACAAGCGTGAGGACGAGACCCTCTGTATGATGAGCCTCGACCGCCGGGTGGAAGAGATCGTCGCCGAGGCGATCCAGCCGTCGGAGCAGGGGAGCTACCTCGCCATCGAGCCCAACACGGCCCAGTACATCCTGACCGGCATCCGGCAGGAGATGGAGAAGTTCAACCAGGTGGGGACAAGCCCGGTGCTGATCGCGTCGCCGTCGATCCGGCGCCATGTCAAGAAGCTGACCGAGCGGTTCGTTCCGAATCTGGCGGTCCTGTCGCACAACGAAATCCCGTCCAACATCAAAATCCAATCGTTAGGGGTGGTAACGCTCAATGCTGGTTAA
- the flhF gene encoding flagellar biosynthesis protein FlhF: MLVKTFEAVDMSEALRMVKAELGPDAMIISSKKEKKKGLFGFFGKPVVQVTAALDVKPRQPAPNPYREAPEPQLSAKEMMESSMLAPLARELKDLRERVEVLTRKETAAIPPAAPSTEAPVVKPVTVQPAAESAVELGGKPIARQDLEEMKKLLFKTLAAKEAGEGGEAPTEGVAAAAPATPRAKGAEPGEGKGGGFKGALRMVMSDLHRKGLERGAVRAVMEQLQPEAKRGGTAETIRSFLPQAFRGVIKCAGPLGLKKNGPRIIALVGPTGVGKTTTVAKLAALYSLREGHRAALITIDNFRVGAVEQLKTYSRIMGVPIEVAATPAELEAAIELHSDKELILIDTAGRSPKDMEKIGELKGFLESKFAIEIHLCLAATTRDRELQEIVERFGVLPISRVIFTKLDESESYGCIVNAHLRTKFPLSFFTTGQRVPEDLEIATAGRLAGLVLGESKQ; the protein is encoded by the coding sequence ATGCTGGTTAAGACATTCGAAGCGGTAGACATGTCAGAGGCCCTGCGGATGGTGAAGGCCGAACTCGGCCCCGACGCCATGATCATCTCCTCCAAGAAGGAGAAGAAGAAGGGGCTCTTCGGGTTCTTCGGCAAGCCGGTCGTCCAGGTGACCGCCGCCCTCGACGTGAAGCCGCGGCAGCCGGCGCCGAATCCCTACCGGGAGGCCCCGGAGCCGCAGCTCTCCGCCAAGGAGATGATGGAGAGCTCCATGCTCGCTCCCCTGGCCCGGGAGCTGAAGGACCTGCGCGAGCGGGTGGAGGTCCTCACCCGCAAGGAGACCGCCGCCATCCCGCCGGCAGCGCCGTCGACCGAGGCGCCGGTGGTGAAGCCGGTGACGGTTCAGCCGGCAGCGGAAAGCGCCGTGGAGCTGGGAGGGAAGCCGATCGCCAGGCAGGATCTGGAGGAGATGAAGAAGCTCCTCTTCAAGACCCTTGCCGCCAAAGAGGCGGGGGAGGGGGGCGAGGCCCCGACGGAAGGCGTGGCGGCGGCAGCGCCCGCGACGCCCAGGGCGAAGGGGGCCGAGCCGGGCGAAGGCAAAGGGGGAGGCTTCAAGGGAGCGCTCCGGATGGTGATGAGCGATCTCCACCGCAAGGGGCTGGAGCGGGGGGCGGTGCGGGCCGTCATGGAGCAGCTGCAGCCCGAGGCCAAGCGGGGAGGGACCGCGGAGACGATCCGCTCCTTCCTCCCCCAGGCGTTCAGGGGCGTCATCAAGTGCGCCGGGCCGCTGGGTCTGAAGAAGAACGGCCCGCGGATCATCGCCCTCGTGGGGCCCACGGGGGTCGGCAAGACCACCACCGTCGCCAAGCTGGCGGCGCTCTATTCGCTCCGCGAGGGGCACCGGGCGGCGCTCATCACCATCGACAACTTCCGGGTCGGCGCCGTGGAGCAGCTCAAGACCTATTCGCGGATCATGGGGGTGCCCATCGAGGTGGCGGCCACGCCGGCGGAGCTGGAGGCGGCCATTGAGCTCCATTCCGACAAGGAGCTGATCCTGATCGACACCGCCGGCAGAAGCCCCAAGGATATGGAGAAGATCGGGGAGCTGAAGGGATTCCTCGAATCGAAGTTCGCCATCGAGATCCACCTCTGCCTGGCGGCCACAACGCGGGACCGGGAACTGCAGGAGATCGTGGAGCGCTTCGGCGTCCTTCCCATCAGCCGGGTCATCTTCACCAAGCTCGACGAGAGCGAGAGCTACGGCTGCATCGTCAACGCCCATCTGCGGACCAAGTTTCCGCTTTCGTTCTTCACCACCGGGCAACGGGTGCCCGAGGATCTTGAAATTGCCACGGCCGGCAGGCTTGCCGGCCTCGTTCTGGGGGAGAGTAAGCAATGA
- a CDS encoding MinD/ParA family protein, which produces MNAMETTGDQADSLRQLATTVKKQRKAAASLVKDDKGSKGVRVISVTSGKGGVGKSNVVVNLSLALASRGKKVLVIDADLGLGNIDVLLGLTPDYTLNDVFSGRKRLEEIIVEGPGGIRIIPAGSGLPDFTSLGLQERVKIMDELDALEEEFDILIVDTEAGISENVAYFNTASQEIVVVVTPEPTSITDVYALIKLLATRHSERYFKVLVNMAKDTDDALQVFAKLSNVTSRFLDISLDYLGCVIKDEMLVEAVKSQKPVVELFPDSPISGCFTTLARRVLENGGERRLKGNVQFFFRRFLGSGAAMENS; this is translated from the coding sequence ATGAACGCCATGGAGACGACGGGGGATCAGGCCGACAGCCTCCGCCAGCTGGCCACCACAGTGAAGAAGCAGCGCAAGGCTGCGGCGTCGCTGGTCAAGGACGACAAGGGATCGAAGGGGGTCAGGGTCATCTCGGTGACCAGCGGCAAGGGGGGCGTCGGCAAGAGCAACGTGGTGGTCAATCTCTCCCTTGCCCTTGCCAGCCGGGGGAAGAAGGTCCTCGTGATCGACGCCGACCTCGGCCTCGGCAACATCGACGTGCTGCTGGGGCTGACGCCCGACTACACCCTGAACGACGTCTTCTCAGGCAGGAAGCGGCTTGAAGAGATCATCGTCGAGGGGCCCGGCGGCATCCGGATCATCCCCGCCGGCTCGGGGCTCCCCGACTTTACCTCCCTGGGGCTCCAGGAGCGCGTCAAGATAATGGACGAGCTCGATGCCCTGGAGGAAGAGTTCGACATCCTCATCGTCGACACCGAGGCGGGGATCTCGGAGAACGTCGCCTACTTCAATACCGCCTCCCAGGAGATCGTGGTGGTGGTGACGCCGGAGCCGACCTCCATCACCGACGTCTATGCCCTGATCAAGCTCCTGGCGACCCGCCATTCGGAGCGCTATTTCAAGGTCCTCGTCAACATGGCGAAGGATACGGACGATGCGCTCCAGGTCTTTGCCAAACTCTCCAACGTGACGAGCCGTTTTCTTGACATCTCCCTCGATTACCTCGGCTGCGTCATCAAGGACGAAATGCTTGTGGAGGCGGTGAAGAGCCAGAAGCCGGTGGTGGAGCTCTTCCCCGACTCCCCGATTTCAGGCTGTTTTACGACGCTGGCACGGCGTGTGCTTGAGAACGGAGGGGAGCGCAGGCTGAAAGGAAACGTCCAGTTTTTCTTCCGGAGATTTCTCGGCTCCGGTGCCGCCATGGAGAACTCATGA
- a CDS encoding FliA/WhiG family RNA polymerase sigma factor, which produces MNCLVKAYEQEAQRGAAQSRDDLIVSHLPLVKFLVGRIASQLPPHLDQEDLMSAAIIGLITAAERFDPSRGVQFKTFAEQRIRGTIIDELRSQDWLTRSLREKFKRLEREFAMLEHRFGRNPTSEEVAAALQISVDEYHQMLEEIHLLSFVSLDEAWEDEDGSPFGLLDILEDKGTENPQSQLMARQMLESLTTAIEGLPEKERLVITLYYYEELNLKEIGAVLELSESRISQLHSQAIVRLRAKMKNMR; this is translated from the coding sequence ATGAACTGTCTGGTGAAGGCATATGAGCAGGAAGCTCAACGGGGCGCGGCCCAGAGCAGGGACGACCTGATCGTCTCCCATCTGCCGCTGGTCAAGTTCCTCGTGGGGAGGATCGCCTCCCAGCTCCCACCGCATCTCGACCAGGAAGATCTGATGAGCGCCGCCATCATCGGCCTCATCACCGCCGCCGAGCGGTTCGATCCCTCCCGGGGGGTCCAGTTCAAGACCTTCGCCGAGCAGCGGATCCGCGGCACGATCATCGACGAGCTCCGCTCCCAGGACTGGCTCACCCGCTCGCTGCGGGAGAAGTTCAAGCGGCTGGAGCGGGAGTTCGCCATGCTGGAGCACCGCTTCGGGCGCAACCCCACCAGCGAGGAGGTGGCGGCGGCCCTGCAGATCAGCGTGGACGAGTATCACCAGATGCTGGAGGAGATCCACCTCCTCTCCTTCGTGAGCCTCGACGAGGCGTGGGAGGATGAGGACGGCAGCCCCTTCGGGCTCCTGGACATCCTGGAGGACAAGGGGACCGAAAACCCCCAGAGCCAGCTCATGGCGCGGCAGATGCTCGAATCCCTCACCACGGCCATCGAAGGGCTGCCGGAGAAGGAGCGGCTCGTCATCACCCTCTACTACTACGAGGAACTGAACCTGAAGGAGATCGGCGCGGTGCTGGAGCTGTCCGAATCGCGTATCTCCCAGCTCCACAGCCAGGCCATCGTCCGGCTGCGGGCGAAGATGAAGAACATGAGATAG
- the flgF gene encoding flagellar basal-body rod protein FlgF yields the protein MNSGIYSALSGNIAAMKRLDVLSNNLANANTAGFKKDRMTFESMLQSAGAIPRPNGGTDAPVYSETTFFTDYTAGPVKQTGNTFDLALDGDGFFVVNTPQGRAYTRQGNFHLDAGGKLVTVDGYEVLGGGPITVNGGKVDINAKGEVFVDGSQVGALNVVDFPKPYAFQKSGNSLFVPTDPQATPQPVRGERVMQGFLEESNVNTVQEMVQLIETNRYFEMCSKAVKAYDDLAAKAANEIGKL from the coding sequence ATGAACAGCGGCATCTATTCGGCACTCTCGGGGAACATCGCGGCCATGAAGCGGCTCGACGTACTTTCCAACAACCTGGCCAACGCCAATACCGCCGGTTTCAAGAAGGACCGGATGACCTTCGAGAGCATGCTCCAGAGCGCGGGGGCGATCCCCCGTCCCAACGGCGGCACCGACGCGCCGGTCTACTCCGAGACCACCTTCTTCACCGACTACACCGCCGGCCCGGTGAAGCAGACCGGCAACACCTTCGACCTCGCCCTGGACGGCGACGGCTTTTTCGTGGTCAACACCCCCCAGGGGCGGGCCTATACGCGGCAGGGGAACTTTCACCTCGATGCCGGCGGCAAGCTCGTGACCGTCGACGGCTACGAAGTCCTCGGCGGCGGCCCCATCACCGTCAACGGCGGCAAGGTCGATATCAACGCCAAGGGTGAAGTCTTTGTCGACGGGAGCCAGGTCGGCGCCCTCAACGTGGTTGATTTCCCCAAACCCTATGCCTTCCAGAAGAGTGGCAACTCCCTCTTCGTCCCCACCGATCCCCAGGCCACCCCCCAGCCAGTGCGGGGCGAGCGGGTGATGCAGGGATTCCTGGAGGAGTCCAACGTGAACACCGTCCAGGAGATGGTTCAGCTGATCGAGACCAACCGCTACTTCGAGATGTGCTCCAAGGCGGTGAAGGCATACGACGACCTGGCTGCCAAGGCGGCCAACGAAATCGGGAAGCTATAA
- the flgG gene encoding flagellar basal-body rod protein FlgG — protein sequence MIRALWTAASGMQAQQTNIDVVANNLANVNTAGFKKSRADFQDLMYQNMKTTGAPSTNSTQVPAGIQIGLGAKLAAVSKIFTEGNINQTGNELDVAIEGNGFFQIQMPDGSTAYSRAGSFKRDSQGRVVTSDGYPMIPEVVIPSNVTAINVGNDGTVSVMQAGQTTPTNVGNFQLAAFSNPSGLIALGKNLFQQSDSSGNATTGTPGQNGLGTTAQGFLEMSNVSVMEEMVNMITGQRAYEINSKAVQTADEMLQTANNLRR from the coding sequence ATGATTCGAGCACTGTGGACGGCGGCCTCAGGGATGCAGGCCCAGCAGACGAACATCGACGTCGTCGCGAACAACCTGGCCAACGTCAATACCGCGGGGTTCAAGAAGAGCAGGGCCGATTTCCAGGATCTCATGTACCAGAACATGAAGACCACCGGCGCCCCCTCCACCAACTCCACCCAGGTTCCCGCCGGGATCCAGATTGGCCTCGGGGCCAAGCTGGCGGCGGTCTCCAAGATATTCACCGAGGGGAACATCAACCAGACCGGCAACGAGCTCGACGTCGCCATCGAGGGGAACGGCTTCTTCCAGATCCAGATGCCCGACGGCTCCACCGCCTACTCCCGGGCCGGCTCCTTCAAGCGCGACAGCCAGGGGCGGGTCGTCACCTCCGACGGCTATCCGATGATCCCCGAAGTGGTCATCCCGAGCAACGTCACCGCCATCAACGTCGGCAACGACGGCACCGTGTCGGTCATGCAGGCGGGGCAGACCACCCCGACCAACGTCGGCAACTTCCAGCTCGCCGCCTTCTCCAATCCGTCGGGGCTCATCGCCCTCGGCAAGAACCTTTTCCAGCAGTCCGACTCCTCCGGGAACGCCACCACCGGTACCCCGGGCCAGAACGGCCTCGGCACCACCGCCCAGGGGTTCCTGGAGATGAGCAACGTGAGCGTCATGGAGGAGATGGTGAACATGATCACGGGGCAGCGGGCCTACGAGATCAACTCCAAGGCGGTGCAGACCGCCGACGAGATGCTGCAGACGGCGAACAACCTCCGGCGGTAA
- the flgA gene encoding flagellar basal body P-ring formation chaperone FlgA, giving the protein MKYVTGIIVLLLLQVTAAFSAPATQVVTEARVKEVVADFVRERTANLGVETAIKRIGPLPELKIPVGTISYEIQAPASWEGWGRANLALIVRVNDRVEKNVPVNVEVEALADTVVALRSLERGDTVGPGDVAVRKLNISALPGKVYRSVDEVVGKRARMAIRPNTPLRGENLEKIPLVKSGQLVTIIAESPALRLTATGRARGNGAEGDIVMVQNLGSLKELPARVIDSGTVQVDF; this is encoded by the coding sequence ATGAAATACGTCACAGGGATCATTGTTCTTCTCCTGCTCCAGGTCACGGCCGCCTTTTCCGCCCCGGCGACCCAGGTCGTCACCGAGGCCCGGGTGAAGGAAGTCGTGGCCGATTTCGTCCGGGAGAGAACCGCAAATCTTGGCGTGGAGACGGCCATCAAGCGGATCGGGCCGCTTCCCGAGCTGAAGATCCCGGTCGGCACCATCTCCTACGAGATCCAGGCGCCGGCGTCGTGGGAAGGGTGGGGGCGGGCGAATCTCGCCCTCATCGTCCGGGTGAACGACCGGGTGGAGAAGAACGTCCCGGTGAACGTGGAGGTGGAGGCCCTGGCCGACACCGTGGTGGCGCTCCGCTCCCTGGAGCGGGGGGATACCGTCGGGCCGGGCGACGTCGCCGTTCGCAAGCTCAACATTTCGGCGCTTCCGGGGAAGGTCTACCGGAGTGTCGACGAGGTGGTCGGCAAACGGGCCAGGATGGCCATCCGCCCCAATACCCCGTTGCGGGGGGAGAATCTGGAGAAGATCCCCCTCGTCAAGAGCGGGCAACTCGTCACCATCATCGCCGAGAGCCCGGCCCTGCGCCTCACCGCCACCGGCCGTGCCCGGGGAAACGGCGCCGAAGGGGACATCGTCATGGTGCAGAACCTCGGCTCCCTGAAGGAGCTCCCCGCCCGGGTCATCGATTCCGGCACGGTGCAGGTGGACTTCTAG